One part of the Dermacentor silvarum isolate Dsil-2018 chromosome 6, BIME_Dsil_1.4, whole genome shotgun sequence genome encodes these proteins:
- the LOC119456149 gene encoding protein BTG4-like, with protein sequence MKDEVDAAVAFLVRVIARNSSLDRVQLDALGERLRCVLTERFRDHWFPERPSRGQAYRCIRINETEPREPVLEQASRRCGLGYDDLCLPAELTMWVDPEEVGCRFGERRGVYYVLASFKGGRKENFVDQINIDELEQRSGDRPKQSLPEMGSGRKRGVGSGSARASPWGVTPPKGPTTFSPPQFLSRGGTLWNLSAGLPPSTTPGQKPDKYHWVNKALVKA encoded by the exons ATGAAGGACGAAGTCGACGCGGCGGTCGCGTTTCTGGTGCGCGTCATCGCTAGGAACTCGAGCTTGGACCGGGTGCAGCTGGACGCCTTGGGAGAGCGGCTGCGGTGTGTCCTAACCGAGAGGTTCCGCGACCACTGGTTCCCCGAGCGGCCGTCCCGGGGACAAGCGTACCGGTGCATTCGCATCAACGAGACGGAGCCTCGAGAGCCTGTGCTGGAGCAGGCATCGCGCCGCTGCGGCCTCGGGTACGATGATCTCTGCCTGCCTGCCGAGCTGACCATGTGGGTGGATCCCGAGGAAGTGGGCTGCAG GTTTGGAGAGCGTCGTGGTGTGTACTATGTGCTAGCTTCATTCAAGGGAGGCAGGAAGGAGAACTTCGTGGACCAAATCAACATTGATGAGTTGGAGCAGCGTTCTGGTGACAGGCCAAAACAG TCCCTGCCAGAAATGGGATCTGGACGGAAGCGAGGCGTTGGCAGCGGCAGTGCCAGGGCTTCACCGTGGGGTGTCACACCTCCCAAAGGCCCCACGACCTTCAGCCCGCCGCAGTTTCTGTCACGTGGCGGTACCCTGTGGAACCTGTCAGCTGGCCTTCCCCCATCCACGACACCGGGCCAGAAGCCTGACAAGTACCATTGGGTCAACAAGGCACTCGTGAAGGCTTGA
- the LOC119456150 gene encoding pterin-4-alpha-carbinolamine dehydratase yields the protein MILRRCLVFQSTVSLEAVRSTRWLSKMASKRAKLTDEERKTSLTPLLDAGWTQVKDRDAIYKEFLFKNFNQSFGFMTRIAMQAEKMDHHPEWFNVYNKVQITLSTHDVGGLSNNDVKLANFIEVAAKSVTA from the exons ATGATTCTGAGACGTTGTCTAGTTTTTCAGTCCACAGTGAGTCTAGAAGCCGTGCGGTCAACACGTTGGCTCTCGAAAATG GCTTCCAAGAGGGCAAAGCTTACTGACGAAGAGAGGAAGACCAGCCTCACGCCCCTGCTTGATGCTGGCTGGACACAGGTCAAAGACCGTGATGCAATATACAAGGAATTTCTATTTAAGAATTTCAACCAG TCATTTGGCTTCATGACACGTATAGCAATGCAAGCCGAGAAGATGGATCACCACCCGGAGTGGTTCAATGTCTACAACAAGGTCCAGATAACTCTCAGCACCCACGACGTCGGCGGCCTTTCCAACAATGACGTCAAGCTTGCCAACTTTATTGAAGTCGCTGCTAAGAGCGTGACTGCTTAG